The Mycobacterium sp. EPa45 genomic interval ACGTCGCGAGCGGTGCGCAGGCCACCGTCACATTGCACGGTGATGCGGTCGCGAAGCCCGTTGAGCATCAGGGTCTGCTGGGTGTCGGCCAGGCCGATCTCCCACGGCGCCCCGGCATGTTTGAGGCTGGTCAGCGGCGCCGCACCCGTGCCGCCGTCGTATCCGGAGATCAACACCACGTCGGCGTGCGCCTTCGACACCCCGGCCGCCACGGTGCCGACCCCGACGGAGCTCACCAGCTTGACGTGAATCCGGGCCTGCGAGTTGGCGTTCTTGAGGTCGTGGATCAGCTGCGCCAGGTCTTCGATGGAGTAGATGTCGTGGTGCGGCGGCGGCGAGATCAGGCCGACGCCCGGCGTGGAGTGCCGCGTCTTGGCGATGTTGGGATACACCTTGAAACCGGGCAGCTGCCCACCCTCGCCGGGCTTGGCACCCTGGGCCATCTTGATCTGGATGTCTGTGGCGTTGACCAAATAGTCACTGGTGACCCCGAATCGGCCGGAGGCCACCTGTTTGACGGCACTGCGACGGCGCGGGTCGTACAGCCGGTCGGTGTCTTCACCGCCCTCCCCACTGTTCGACCGCCCACCGAGGTTGTTCATGGCGATCGCCATGGTTTCGTGGGCTTCCTGGGAGATCGAGCCGTAACTCATCGCGCCGGTGTTGAATCGGGCGCAGATCGCGTCGACGGACTCCACCTCGTGTAGCGGGACCGGCGGCCGCAGCCCCTTCTTGAAATCGAACAGACCACGCAGCGTTCCGCCCTCGCGGGAGAGCCGGTTGACTTCCTCGGAGTACTTGGCGAATATGTCGTTCCGCCCGGTGCGGGTCGAATGCTGCAGCAGGAAAACGGTTTCCGGCGTGAACAGGTGCAGTTCGCCCTCCCGGCGGAACTGGTACTCGCCGCCGACCTCGAGCCTGCGGTGCACCCGCTCGGTCGGGTTCTCGGGGTAGGCGCGGCGGTGCCGCTGTTTGACCTCGTCCGCCAGCACGTCGAGCCCGACACCGCCGAGCTGGCTGACGGTTCCGGTCAGATACTCGTCGACCACGTCTTTCGACAGCCCGATGGCCTCGAAAGCCTGTGCCGCCGTGTAGGACCCGACGGTGGAGATGCCCATCTTGCTCATCACCTTCATCACGCCCTTGCTGAGCGCCTTGAGGTAGTTGCGGACCGCGGTGCCGGCATCGATCCCGGTGAGCTCGCCTTCGCGGATGAGGTCCTCGATCGACTCGAAGGCCAGATACGGGTTGACGGCGGCCGCCCCGTAACCGATCAGCAGCGCGATGTGGTGGACCTCGCGGGCGTCACCGCTTTCCACGACCAGCGCGACCATGGTCCGCTGCTTGGTGCGCACGAGATGATGGTGCACCGCGGCGACGGCCAGCAGTGAGGGGATCGGCGCCCGCGTGTGGTCGGAGTCGCGGTCGGAGAGCACCAGGGTGCGCGCGCCTCTGGCGATCGCCTCACACGCCTTGTGCCGCAGCTCCTCGATGGCCTCGGCCAGGCCTTCACCCCCGCGCTCCACATCGTAGAGCGCCCGCAGGACAGCGGCTTTGAGGCCGGGCTGTTCGCCGTCGTCGTTGATGTGTACGATCCGGTTCAGCTCGTCGTTGTCCAGAACCGGTGAGTGCAAGAGGATTTGGCGGCAGGAGGCCGCGGTCGGCTCGAGCAGGTTCTGCTCGGGACCCATGACGCGGGCCATCGAGGTGACGATCTCCTCGCGGATGGCGTCCAGCGGTGGGTTGGTCACCTGAGCGAACAGTTCGACGAAGTAGTCGTAGATCAGCTTGGGCCGCTGCGAGAGAACCGCCACCGGGGTGTCGGTGCCCATGGAGCCGAGCGGCTCCTGGCCGGCGGCCGCCATCGGGGTGAGCATGATCCGCAGATCTTCTTCGGTGTAGCCGAAGGCGATCTGGCGGCGCACCACCGATTCGTGGTTGGGTGCAACCCGCGTCCGGGCGGGCAGGGTCGCCAGGTCGAGCAGGCCGGCATGCAGCCATTCGGCGTACGGCTGGTCGACAGCCAGCTGAGCCTTGATCTCGTCGTCGCTCACGATGCGCCCGGCGGCGGTATCGATCAAGAACATCTTGCCCGGCTCCAAGCGGCCCTTGGCCACCACTTCGCCCGGTGGGATGTCCAGCACGCCGCTCTCGCTGGCGAGGATCACCCGGTCATCGATCGTTCGCCACCACCGCCCTGGACGTAACCCATTGCGGTCCAACACCGCTCCCACCACGGTGCCGTCGGTGAACGTCACGCAGGCCGGGCCGTCCCACGGCTCCATCAGCGATGCGTGGTACTGGCAGAACGCCCGGCGGGCCGGGTCCATGTTCGTGTTGTTCTCCCACGCCTCGGGGATCATCATCATCACCGCGTGCGGAAGGCTTCGGCTGCCGAGGTGCAGCAGTTCGAGCACCTGGTCGAAGGATGCCGAGTCCGAGGCGTCGGGTGTGCAGATCGGCGAAAGCCGGCTCAGGTCACCGGGAATCGTGTCGCTGGCGAGCATGGCTTCGCGGGCGTGCATGCGGTTACGGTTGCCGCGCACGGTGTTGATCTCACCGTTGTGGGCCACGAAGCGGAACGGGTGCGCCAGCGGCCAGGACGGAAACGTGTTGGTGGAGAAGCGACTGTGCACGATCGCGATCGCGCTGCGGCAGCGTTCGTCGCGCAGATCGGGAAAATACAGGGGCAGCTGCATCGTGGTGAGCATGCCCTTGTATGCGATGGTGCGACTGGACAGCGACGGGAAGTAGACACTGCCCTGCTCAGCCCGCTTGCGCAGCGGGTAAACCAGGCGGTCGAGGTCGATTCCGCCCGGGCGGGCGCCGTTTCGCTCCGGCGCGGCGACGAACAGCATCGACATGTGCGGCATACAGCCCAGTGCGGTCGCGCCGACTTCGGCGCCCGCGGGATCGACGGGTACGCTGCGCCAGCCGAGGACTTCCAGGCCTTCCTCCGAGGCGATGGCCTCGATCCGCTCGACAGCGACCCGCCGATCGCCCGGATCCTGCGGCAGGAAGCAGATACCGGCGGCAAAGGTGTTGCAGCCGTCGATCGTTGGTGCGGGCAGGTCGAACTCCACGACGTCGGTGAGCAACTCGACCGGCAACTGC includes:
- the gltB gene encoding glutamate synthase large subunit → MLFSALPEAQGLYDPQHESDSCGVAMVADIKGRRSHRIVADGLTALEHLEHRGAAGAEPNSGDGAGILLQLPVELLTDVVEFDLPAPTIDGCNTFAAGICFLPQDPGDRRVAVERIEAIASEEGLEVLGWRSVPVDPAGAEVGATALGCMPHMSMLFVAAPERNGARPGGIDLDRLVYPLRKRAEQGSVYFPSLSSRTIAYKGMLTTMQLPLYFPDLRDERCRSAIAIVHSRFSTNTFPSWPLAHPFRFVAHNGEINTVRGNRNRMHAREAMLASDTIPGDLSRLSPICTPDASDSASFDQVLELLHLGSRSLPHAVMMMIPEAWENNTNMDPARRAFCQYHASLMEPWDGPACVTFTDGTVVGAVLDRNGLRPGRWWRTIDDRVILASESGVLDIPPGEVVAKGRLEPGKMFLIDTAAGRIVSDDEIKAQLAVDQPYAEWLHAGLLDLATLPARTRVAPNHESVVRRQIAFGYTEEDLRIMLTPMAAAGQEPLGSMGTDTPVAVLSQRPKLIYDYFVELFAQVTNPPLDAIREEIVTSMARVMGPEQNLLEPTAASCRQILLHSPVLDNDELNRIVHINDDGEQPGLKAAVLRALYDVERGGEGLAEAIEELRHKACEAIARGARTLVLSDRDSDHTRAPIPSLLAVAAVHHHLVRTKQRTMVALVVESGDAREVHHIALLIGYGAAAVNPYLAFESIEDLIREGELTGIDAGTAVRNYLKALSKGVMKVMSKMGISTVGSYTAAQAFEAIGLSKDVVDEYLTGTVSQLGGVGLDVLADEVKQRHRRAYPENPTERVHRRLEVGGEYQFRREGELHLFTPETVFLLQHSTRTGRNDIFAKYSEEVNRLSREGGTLRGLFDFKKGLRPPVPLHEVESVDAICARFNTGAMSYGSISQEAHETMAIAMNNLGGRSNSGEGGEDTDRLYDPRRRSAVKQVASGRFGVTSDYLVNATDIQIKMAQGAKPGEGGQLPGFKVYPNIAKTRHSTPGVGLISPPPHHDIYSIEDLAQLIHDLKNANSQARIHVKLVSSVGVGTVAAGVSKAHADVVLISGYDGGTGAAPLTSLKHAGAPWEIGLADTQQTLMLNGLRDRITVQCDGGLRTARDVMVAALLGAEEFGFSTAPLVVAGCIMMRVCHLDTCPVGVATQNPELRARFNGKPEFVENFFRFIAEDVRAMLAELGFRSIDEAVGHAEVLDTADGVAHWKAKGLDLSPIFAVPETAYDHRRRMRDQEHGLEHALDQTLIALAEGALEDAHPVRLELPVRNVNRTVGTLLGSEVTRRYGAQGLPDDTIHITLTGSAGQSIGAFLPPGITLDLIGDANDYVAKGLSGGRVIVRPPDDVLFLPEDNVIAGNTLLYGATAGEVYLNGRVGERFAARNSGALAVTEGVGDHACEYMTGGRVVVLGRTGRNLAAGMSGGIAYVLGLDPAMVNTAMVELQNPDPDDLAWLHDAVVRHARHTGSTLARSVLSDWPRRSAQFTKIMPTDYRKVLEATRMAKAEGRDVDTAIMEATRG